A portion of the Staphylococcus felis genome contains these proteins:
- a CDS encoding DUF4242 domain-containing protein: MSLFLLETTDLSFAQNQTEFEDKVETLAQTEQHELIEVQVTEDFTHGYFIVEADSEENAKALLEDNGIKVSLVKEVRLVGKSLDEVKQGDVNIDYLVTWNIPEGITMDQYLARKKKNSVHYEEVPEVQFQRTYVCEDMTKCVCLYNAPNEDAVRRAREAVDTPIDDIEKI; the protein is encoded by the coding sequence ATGTCATTATTTTTATTAGAAACAACCGACTTATCCTTTGCCCAAAATCAAACAGAATTTGAAGATAAAGTAGAAACATTAGCTCAAACAGAGCAACACGAGTTAATTGAAGTTCAAGTCACAGAAGATTTTACACATGGCTATTTTATTGTAGAAGCTGATAGTGAAGAGAACGCAAAGGCTTTATTAGAAGATAACGGCATTAAAGTCAGTCTTGTGAAGGAAGTACGTTTAGTTGGAAAATCTTTAGATGAGGTCAAACAAGGGGATGTCAACATCGATTATCTTGTTACATGGAATATCCCTGAAGGCATCACTATGGATCAATATTTAGCGCGTAAAAAGAAAAACTCTGTCCATTATGAAGAAGTACCAGAAGTTCAATTCCAAAGAACGTACGTGTGTGAAGATATGACTAAATGTGTATGTCTATACAATGCACCTAATGAAGACGCTGTCCGTCGTGCTAGAGAAGCTGTGGACACACCCATCGATGATATTGAAAAAATTTAA
- a CDS encoding sulfite exporter TauE/SafE family protein, whose protein sequence is MTDLTIPVVMLLIGIFGGFISGMVGIGGSIIIYPAILLIPPLFGAPIYSAHIASGLTASQVFFSTLSGSIRARKESDFSLQLVLNMGIGMLLGSTMGAILANFFNESFVNTVYIILALLALILLFYKATPLVGHPNYNKILLFSVGVLIGIFSGIVGAGGAFIIIPVLLVFFKLSMNTVVTNSIVIAFLSSIGAFIVKLLQGYVPISAAIFLIIGSIIFAPIGFKVGKMIPSLIQKIIICVIIVIAIIQLI, encoded by the coding sequence ATGACCGATCTTACTATACCTGTTGTCATGCTGCTTATTGGTATTTTCGGTGGCTTTATATCAGGAATGGTAGGGATTGGGGGATCGATTATTATCTATCCAGCCATTTTACTGATTCCTCCATTATTTGGCGCACCTATTTATAGTGCCCATATCGCATCTGGCCTTACAGCAAGTCAAGTTTTCTTCAGTACATTGAGCGGCTCTATTCGCGCACGAAAAGAGTCTGATTTCTCACTACAACTCGTTTTAAATATGGGCATAGGTATGCTACTTGGTAGTACTATGGGCGCTATACTGGCTAACTTTTTTAACGAATCTTTTGTCAATACAGTGTACATTATATTAGCACTCCTCGCTTTAATCTTATTATTCTATAAAGCGACACCACTCGTGGGACATCCCAATTACAATAAGATTTTATTATTTAGTGTGGGTGTTCTGATTGGTATTTTTTCAGGAATTGTAGGTGCGGGAGGCGCTTTTATTATTATCCCAGTGCTTCTTGTGTTCTTCAAACTATCGATGAATACGGTGGTTACTAACAGTATTGTAATTGCCTTTTTATCGTCCATTGGTGCTTTTATCGTCAAGTTATTGCAAGGTTATGTACCTATCAGTGCAGCGATATTTTTAATTATAGGTAGTATTATTTTTGCTCCGATTGGCTTTAAAGTTGGCAAAATGATTCCGAGCCTCATCCAAAAAATAATCATTTGTGTCATTATTGTTATTGCTATCATTCAACTTATTTAG
- a CDS encoding metal-sensitive transcriptional regulator gives MHYDAKMKNRIKRVQGQLNGILKMMEDDAHCKDVVTQVSASKNALQRLIGVIVSENLVECVKTAEENNEDTQALIDEAVELLVKSK, from the coding sequence ATGCATTACGATGCTAAAATGAAAAATCGAATTAAGCGTGTTCAAGGTCAATTGAATGGTATTCTTAAAATGATGGAAGACGATGCTCATTGTAAAGATGTGGTTACTCAAGTCAGTGCATCCAAAAATGCCTTACAACGTTTAATCGGTGTTATTGTGAGCGAAAACTTGGTCGAGTGTGTCAAGACTGCCGAAGAAAACAATGAGGATACCCAAGCATTAATTGATGAAGCCGTTGAATTATTGGTGAAAAGTAAATGA
- a CDS encoding peptide-methionine (S)-S-oxide reductase has protein sequence METIYLAGGCVWGTQAYIKTLPGVLETEAGRANGQTNTLEGPYDGYVECIKTHFDPEEVSVKQLVAYLFEAIDPYSVNQQGEDIGPKYRTGVYSQSRKHLEEAADYIASRADAAQIVAEVLPLTQYIPSAPEHQDYLDRHPDDYCHISKALIKKYQLEKEK, from the coding sequence ATGGAAACAATTTATTTAGCAGGTGGATGTGTATGGGGCACACAAGCTTACATCAAAACATTGCCAGGAGTTTTGGAGACAGAGGCAGGTCGTGCCAATGGTCAAACGAATACACTAGAGGGCCCTTACGATGGTTATGTTGAATGCATCAAAACACACTTTGACCCTGAAGAAGTCAGCGTTAAGCAATTGGTAGCTTATCTTTTCGAAGCAATTGATCCGTATAGTGTTAACCAACAAGGGGAAGATATAGGGCCTAAATATCGGACAGGTGTTTATAGTCAATCTAGAAAACATCTTGAAGAAGCGGCAGACTATATTGCGTCTCGAGCAGATGCTGCTCAAATTGTAGCTGAAGTACTTCCGCTCACACAATATATCCCGAGTGCGCCTGAGCATCAAGATTATTTGGATCGTCATCCAGATGATTATTGTCATATCTCAAAAGCACTAATAAAGAAGTATCAATTGGAAAAGGAAAAATGA
- a CDS encoding DM13 domain-containing protein, translating into MNIKTTLLATTVATSLLLGACGNDNAEEKKDEHAKSEMHDQKMDKKTSSDSMKMGMFKGENKMEVKGHAEIKDNKIMLTDFSSSKGPDLHVYLTNDNDIEKGAKIAPVKFDEKTQSFDLKDVNPNDYNTVTIYCDKAHVIFGSASLAK; encoded by the coding sequence ATGAATATTAAAACAACATTACTTGCAACAACAGTAGCAACATCGCTTTTATTAGGTGCATGCGGTAACGATAATGCGGAAGAAAAGAAAGATGAACATGCTAAGTCTGAAATGCATGATCAAAAAATGGACAAAAAAACAAGCAGTGACTCAATGAAGATGGGCATGTTCAAAGGTGAAAACAAAATGGAAGTTAAAGGGCATGCAGAGATTAAAGATAACAAAATCATGCTAACAGATTTTTCATCTTCAAAAGGACCGGACTTGCATGTTTACTTAACTAACGATAATGATATCGAAAAAGGTGCGAAAATTGCACCTGTGAAATTTGACGAAAAAACACAAAGCTTTGATTTAAAAGATGTGAATCCAAATGATTACAACACAGTAACGATATACTGTGACAAAGCACATGTTATTTTTGGTTCAGCATCACTTGCAAAATAA
- a CDS encoding DoxX family protein, translating to MVYKVLILLLRLGSGLYILRQGFEKLTGGFAIDGLVSVIRDNQDSPEWYKTFFEVVVAQHLELFKWAVQIGEIAIGLGLILGVMSYTASFFGVFIMVNYILADMIFTYPLQLVCFVILLMNRHTLELLSLNHFIKRKNIRNDEYGTRTHSG from the coding sequence ATGGTATACAAAGTACTCATTTTATTATTGCGTCTTGGATCAGGGCTATACATTCTAAGGCAAGGTTTCGAAAAGCTTACAGGTGGTTTTGCGATAGATGGCCTCGTCTCCGTTATTCGTGATAATCAAGATTCACCGGAGTGGTACAAAACATTCTTTGAAGTTGTAGTGGCGCAACACCTTGAATTATTCAAGTGGGCTGTTCAAATCGGGGAGATTGCGATAGGTCTTGGACTGATTCTTGGGGTCATGTCATATACTGCGAGTTTTTTTGGTGTCTTTATTATGGTAAATTATATCTTAGCTGATATGATTTTTACTTATCCGCTTCAACTTGTGTGTTTCGTTATTTTATTAATGAATCGACATACATTAGAGTTACTAAGTTTGAATCATTTCATCAAACGTAAAAATATAAGGAATGATGAATATGGCACACGTACTCATAGTGGATGA
- a CDS encoding response regulator transcription factor gives MAHVLIVDDEQDIREICKTYFEYEGYDVTVAANGQQALDKLDATIDVMIIDIMMPEVNGYEVVKAMKNKGMDIPYIYLTAKTSEQDTIYGLMLGADDYVKKPFSPRELVIRVKNILNRVNISKPRDKETLHCGRLQLNHLTKTATLDDEIIPFRIKEFELLWYFANHESVALSKTDLLEQVWGYEYYEDMNTLNVHIHRIREKLEKYGYDDYSITTVWGLGYKFQRTTI, from the coding sequence ATGGCACACGTACTCATAGTGGATGATGAACAAGACATCCGAGAGATTTGTAAGACGTATTTTGAATACGAAGGCTACGATGTAACGGTAGCTGCGAACGGTCAGCAAGCACTAGACAAACTTGACGCAACGATTGATGTCATGATTATCGACATCATGATGCCTGAAGTCAATGGTTATGAAGTTGTCAAAGCAATGAAAAATAAAGGCATGGATATCCCTTATATTTATCTGACAGCTAAAACAAGTGAACAAGATACAATATACGGGCTGATGCTTGGGGCAGATGACTATGTTAAGAAACCATTTAGCCCTAGAGAACTTGTGATTCGAGTTAAAAATATTCTGAACCGCGTCAATATTTCTAAACCTAGAGACAAAGAGACGTTACACTGTGGTCGTTTACAGTTAAATCATTTAACTAAAACAGCCACACTTGATGATGAAATAATTCCATTTCGAATTAAAGAATTTGAATTATTATGGTATTTTGCCAATCATGAATCAGTAGCACTATCAAAGACAGATTTACTTGAGCAAGTATGGGGATACGAATATTATGAAGACATGAATACCCTCAATGTCCACATCCACCGTATTCGCGAAAAGCTAGAAAAATATGGCTATGACGATTACAGCATTACAACTGTATGGGGACTAGGCTATAAATTTCAAAGGACGACGATATGA
- a CDS encoding sensor histidine kinase, which yields MTLRRQLIFSFCLTITITTFLLYTLYKLMWFDGRFTIFLTLCSLLSAMVTLIIGMFLTVPTIKKIEKLNNKTKRIANGQFDNESLNIRTPQEIKQLSESFELMVIKLQEQMNVIKDEQEEKINLVQNLAHDLKTPLASIKSYSEGLKDGVISGDEETQQAYCVLIEQADRLSRMFDELTDVMTVNSQESEQTMIHMDQLLIPIFEAYAHRLQSDARELDVDMAETIQPFLQDKEAIERIIMNLIDNAIKFSKPGTPIDIRVTEDEDEVISIAITDKGIGIPKSDIQNIFERTFRVENSRHKDTGGSGLGLYIANTLALQIHGRIDVESEIGKGTTMTLFFPANRNVPQTK from the coding sequence ATGACACTTAGACGACAACTTATTTTTTCTTTTTGCTTAACGATTACCATTACGACATTTCTACTTTACACCTTATACAAACTGATGTGGTTTGATGGACGATTTACGATATTTTTGACACTTTGTTCGTTATTGTCTGCTATGGTGACATTAATTATTGGTATGTTTTTAACGGTACCTACCATTAAAAAGATAGAAAAGTTAAATAACAAAACAAAACGCATTGCGAATGGCCAATTTGACAACGAAAGCCTCAATATCAGAACCCCGCAAGAAATCAAGCAATTGAGTGAATCTTTTGAGTTGATGGTCATTAAACTTCAAGAACAAATGAATGTGATTAAGGATGAACAAGAGGAAAAGATTAATCTTGTACAAAATTTGGCACACGATTTAAAGACGCCTTTAGCCAGTATCAAATCATATTCAGAAGGCCTTAAAGATGGCGTGATTAGTGGCGATGAGGAGACCCAACAAGCTTATTGTGTACTCATCGAACAAGCTGATCGGTTGTCTCGTATGTTTGATGAATTGACAGACGTGATGACAGTGAACAGTCAAGAAAGTGAACAAACAATGATTCATATGGATCAATTACTGATTCCTATCTTTGAAGCGTATGCACATCGTTTACAATCTGATGCCCGCGAGTTAGATGTAGACATGGCAGAAACGATACAACCATTTCTTCAAGATAAAGAAGCGATTGAACGCATCATCATGAATCTGATAGACAACGCAATTAAATTTTCAAAGCCTGGGACGCCTATTGATATCAGAGTGACAGAGGACGAAGATGAAGTAATCTCAATTGCTATCACGGATAAAGGGATAGGGATTCCGAAAAGTGATATTCAAAACATCTTTGAGCGTACATTTAGAGTTGAAAACTCAAGACATAAAGATACAGGAGGCTCAGGGTTAGGCTTGTATATCGCAAACACGCTAGCACTTCAAATACATGGACGTATCGATGTTGAAAGTGAGATAGGCAAAGGAACAACAATGACTTTGTTCTTCCCAGCCAATCGAAATGTGCCACAAACCAAGTAA
- a CDS encoding type II toxin-antitoxin system Phd/YefM family antitoxin: protein MNIKSPAKARKEFYEILKKVNSDHEPVIISGSKSENSAVIIGKKDWDSIQETLYLESVGAMAKVREREKDNRGYTNIEDIDWDNL from the coding sequence ATGAATATTAAATCGCCTGCAAAGGCTAGAAAAGAATTTTATGAAATATTAAAAAAAGTCAACTCTGACCACGAGCCTGTCATAATCAGTGGTTCTAAAAGTGAGAATAGTGCAGTCATAATAGGAAAAAAAGATTGGGACAGTATTCAAGAAACCTTATACCTTGAATCAGTAGGCGCTATGGCTAAAGTAAGAGAGCGTGAAAAAGATAATCGTGGCTATACAAACATAGAGGATATAGATTGGGATAACTTATAA
- the nrdD gene encoding anaerobic ribonucleoside-triphosphate reductase, giving the protein MKQLEQELTGLITRDPTIVNENANKDSETFSTMRDLTAGVVSKSYALNQLLPRHVAQAHESGDIHFHDLDYHPFQPLTNCCLIDAEGMLANGFQIGNAQVTSPKSVQTAAAQLVQIIANVSSSQYGGCTIDRVDELLSTYAEYNKAKHIETARQFVKPEDIEEFVDQQLTRDIKDAIESLEYEINTLYTSNGQTPFVTLGFGLGEDELSRKVQQAILKTRIKGLGKDRITAIFPKLVFSIKKGLNFAPEDPNYDIKQLALECSMKRMYPDILNYDKTVEILGDFKAPMGCRSFLPAWQNESGEYENNGRCNLGVVTLNLPRIAMESGGDKDRFWQLFDQRMKVLHDALVYRIERVKQAIPNNAPILYKRGAFKYRLNETDDVFSLFDHQRATISMGYIGLYEAATVFYGPNWETHPDAKCFTIRILKAMQTYQKEWTKQYDVWFSIYSTPSESLTDRFCRLDYEKFGSVPDITDKGYYQNSFHYDVRKDVTPFEKLDFEKEYPHYASGGYIHYCEYPKLGHNIQALEAVWDYAYDCVSYLGTNIPIDRCYECDYEGDFETTSKGYQCPNCGNHNPETVDVVKRTCGYLGNPVQRPTIEGRHKEICARVKHMKAPRS; this is encoded by the coding sequence ATGAAACAACTTGAACAAGAATTGACAGGTCTGATTACAAGAGATCCTACTATTGTGAATGAAAATGCCAATAAGGATAGTGAAACATTCTCAACGATGAGAGATTTGACAGCGGGTGTCGTTTCAAAGTCTTATGCGTTAAATCAATTATTACCTCGACATGTGGCACAAGCACATGAATCAGGAGACATACATTTTCACGATTTAGATTATCATCCATTTCAACCTTTAACGAATTGTTGCTTGATTGATGCTGAAGGGATGCTCGCTAATGGATTCCAAATAGGCAATGCACAAGTCACATCGCCGAAATCCGTTCAAACAGCGGCTGCACAGTTAGTCCAAATTATTGCGAATGTATCAAGCAGTCAATATGGGGGTTGTACCATTGACCGGGTGGATGAATTACTTAGTACATATGCAGAATATAATAAAGCCAAACATATTGAAACTGCGCGACAATTTGTCAAACCTGAAGATATTGAAGAGTTTGTTGATCAGCAGCTTACACGTGATATCAAAGATGCCATTGAGAGCTTAGAGTACGAGATTAATACGCTCTATACGTCTAATGGCCAAACGCCCTTTGTGACTTTAGGGTTTGGGTTAGGTGAGGATGAACTCAGTCGCAAAGTACAACAAGCCATCTTGAAAACACGGATTAAAGGTTTGGGGAAAGATCGTATTACAGCTATTTTTCCGAAACTTGTGTTCTCAATCAAAAAAGGATTGAACTTTGCACCAGAAGATCCTAACTACGATATTAAACAACTTGCCTTAGAGTGCTCAATGAAGCGCATGTACCCAGATATTTTAAATTATGATAAGACAGTCGAAATTTTAGGCGATTTTAAAGCACCAATGGGATGCCGGTCATTCTTACCAGCTTGGCAAAATGAATCAGGTGAGTATGAGAATAATGGTCGTTGTAATCTCGGTGTTGTCACATTAAACTTACCGCGTATTGCGATGGAATCAGGTGGAGACAAAGATCGATTTTGGCAATTGTTTGATCAACGTATGAAAGTATTACATGATGCACTTGTTTACCGCATAGAACGTGTCAAACAGGCCATCCCTAATAATGCACCTATTCTTTATAAGAGAGGAGCTTTCAAATATCGCTTAAATGAAACAGATGACGTCTTCTCATTGTTCGATCATCAGCGTGCAACCATTTCAATGGGCTATATCGGACTATATGAGGCTGCGACGGTCTTTTACGGACCGAACTGGGAGACGCATCCAGATGCCAAGTGTTTTACGATACGTATATTGAAGGCCATGCAGACTTATCAAAAAGAATGGACGAAACAATATGACGTATGGTTCAGCATCTATAGTACGCCGAGCGAATCACTAACAGATCGATTTTGTCGATTGGATTATGAAAAGTTCGGATCAGTACCAGATATCACAGACAAAGGTTATTATCAAAATTCATTTCACTATGATGTCCGAAAAGATGTGACGCCATTTGAAAAGCTAGACTTTGAAAAAGAATACCCTCACTATGCGAGTGGAGGCTATATTCATTACTGTGAATATCCGAAACTCGGTCACAATATTCAAGCCTTGGAAGCGGTATGGGATTATGCGTATGATTGTGTAAGTTACCTCGGTACGAATATTCCAATTGATCGATGTTATGAATGTGACTACGAAGGTGATTTTGAGACGACATCTAAAGGCTATCAATGTCCAAACTGTGGCAATCATAATCCCGAAACCGTCGATGTCGTTAAACGGACGTGTGGTTATTTAGGCAACCCTGTTCAACGTCCAACAATTGAAGGGCGTCATAAAGAGATATGTGCCCGCGTGAAACATATGAAAGCACCACGATCATGA
- the nrdG gene encoding anaerobic ribonucleoside-triphosphate reductase activating protein, with protein MKFQHIQNGAGYIAKIEYHSFVDGEGVRCSVYVSGCPFQCQGCYNVAAQNFRYGEPMTDDLIHEIIEACEPSYIAGLSILGGEPFCNLNIVTPLIRAFRERFGQTKTIWMWTGFQLEFLWNEAHARRTLLKSIDVLVDGMFIKHLYKPNLPYKGSLNQRVIHIPTYIETLSIPKSIHIE; from the coding sequence ATGAAGTTTCAACACATTCAGAATGGTGCGGGATATATTGCCAAAATTGAATATCATAGTTTTGTCGATGGTGAAGGTGTGCGCTGTAGCGTTTATGTCTCTGGATGTCCGTTTCAATGTCAAGGATGTTACAACGTTGCAGCACAAAACTTTCGCTACGGCGAACCGATGACAGACGACCTGATTCATGAAATTATTGAAGCCTGTGAACCCAGTTATATCGCTGGGTTGAGTATATTAGGGGGAGAGCCTTTTTGTAATTTAAATATCGTCACACCACTTATTCGAGCATTCCGAGAGCGGTTCGGACAAACCAAAACGATATGGATGTGGACGGGATTTCAACTTGAATTTTTGTGGAATGAGGCACATGCGCGTCGTACTTTGCTAAAATCTATTGATGTCTTAGTTGATGGCATGTTTATTAAGCACTTGTACAAACCGAACTTGCCATACAAAGGTTCACTGAATCAACGAGTAATTCACATACCTACGTATATCGAGACATTATCCATTCCCAAATCGATTCATATCGAATGA
- a CDS encoding O-acetylhomoserine aminocarboxypropyltransferase/cysteine synthase family protein → MTNYRFETLQLHSGQEVDSATNSRALPIYQTTSFTFDDTTHAAQLFGLKEEGNIYTRLMNPTTAVLETRLAELEGGVAGVAVASGMAAITYAIQSVAQSGQHIIASETLYGGTHTLFTHTLPKFGIEVTLVDTKDPNRVKQAIKDETRGIFVETIGNPEGNIEDIESLASLAHEAGIPLIVDNTFATPYLCRPIAHGANIVVHSATKFIGGHGTTMGGVIIDGGNFDWRNGKFPSLTEPDPSYHGIVFVDAFQEAALAFKIRTTLLRDTGAALSPFNAFMLTQGLETLSLRVERHVENAEKVARYLKQHPLVAWVKYAGLETSEYYSLKQRYLPKGAGSVFTFGIKGGYEAGRQFIEGMELFSLLANVGDAKSLVIHPASTTHQQLTADEQRAAGIEPETIRLSIGIEHIDDILSDLDKGFKAIKKD, encoded by the coding sequence ATGACAAACTATCGATTTGAAACGTTACAATTACACTCAGGGCAAGAAGTGGACTCAGCGACAAATTCACGAGCGTTACCTATTTATCAAACGACGTCTTTTACGTTTGATGACACGACGCATGCTGCACAGCTATTCGGATTAAAAGAAGAAGGTAATATTTATACACGCTTGATGAATCCAACAACAGCTGTACTCGAAACACGTCTAGCTGAATTAGAAGGTGGCGTTGCTGGTGTGGCAGTAGCATCAGGGATGGCTGCGATTACCTATGCGATTCAATCGGTTGCACAAAGCGGTCAGCATATTATCGCAAGTGAAACACTTTATGGTGGTACGCATACACTCTTTACCCATACATTGCCTAAATTTGGCATCGAAGTGACCTTAGTCGATACCAAAGATCCAAATCGAGTCAAACAAGCCATAAAAGACGAAACGAGAGGGATATTTGTCGAAACAATTGGTAATCCTGAGGGGAATATTGAAGATATCGAATCCCTTGCGAGTCTCGCACATGAAGCTGGCATTCCATTAATCGTAGACAATACGTTTGCGACACCGTATTTATGTCGACCTATAGCGCATGGTGCTAATATTGTCGTACATTCAGCGACTAAGTTTATTGGCGGTCATGGCACGACGATGGGTGGCGTTATTATAGATGGTGGTAACTTTGACTGGCGAAATGGTAAGTTTCCGAGCTTAACAGAGCCAGACCCGTCTTATCACGGCATTGTATTTGTCGATGCCTTTCAAGAAGCAGCACTCGCATTCAAGATTCGTACGACGTTGTTACGTGATACAGGTGCAGCCTTGTCACCATTCAATGCATTTATGCTCACACAAGGTCTTGAAACCTTATCACTCAGAGTCGAACGCCATGTTGAGAACGCTGAAAAAGTAGCGCGCTATTTAAAGCAACATCCTCTAGTGGCATGGGTCAAATATGCAGGACTTGAAACGAGTGAATATTATTCGTTGAAACAACGCTACCTTCCAAAAGGTGCAGGTTCAGTCTTTACCTTTGGCATTAAGGGAGGGTATGAGGCAGGTCGTCAATTTATTGAAGGGATGGAACTTTTTTCATTACTCGCTAATGTAGGAGATGCAAAGTCACTTGTTATCCATCCAGCCTCTACAACACATCAACAACTGACAGCAGATGAGCAACGAGCAGCGGGCATCGAACCCGAAACGATTCGTCTATCAATTGGTATTGAGCATATAGATGACATTTTAAGTGATTTAGATAAAGGATTTAAAGCAATCAAAAAGGACTGA
- a CDS encoding type 1 glutamine amidotransferase domain-containing protein — MKKIMIVNTSHHQFDGFDKETGLWLSELVHFYDVFHNDPDYQVDLYNIKGGETPLDPVSLNRVTLDRLSRSYYENDVFMHKLKHLPAVSEADPSQYDVIYFTGGHGVMYDFTGNPYIEEAVNTIYDNGGIISSVCHGTCALLEVKRPNHRFFIDGKTLTGFSNVEEILANRKKYVPFALETALKVKEAKYRKSKIPMKGYIEVEGQLITGQNPASAKLVAQAVKEALA; from the coding sequence ATGAAAAAAATAATGATTGTAAATACAAGTCATCATCAATTTGATGGATTTGATAAAGAAACGGGCTTATGGCTAAGTGAGCTTGTACACTTTTATGATGTCTTTCATAATGATCCTGACTATCAAGTGGATTTATACAATATCAAAGGTGGAGAAACACCGTTAGATCCTGTGAGTTTAAATCGTGTCACACTGGATAGATTGTCTCGATCTTATTATGAAAATGATGTATTTATGCACAAGCTTAAGCATCTCCCTGCAGTGAGTGAAGCAGACCCATCACAATATGATGTGATTTATTTTACAGGTGGGCATGGTGTGATGTATGACTTTACAGGAAATCCGTATATTGAAGAAGCGGTGAATACGATATACGACAATGGCGGCATCATCTCATCTGTATGTCATGGGACATGTGCATTGCTTGAGGTCAAACGTCCCAATCATCGTTTCTTCATAGATGGTAAAACATTGACAGGCTTTTCAAATGTTGAGGAGATCCTCGCAAATCGTAAGAAATATGTGCCTTTTGCGTTAGAGACCGCATTAAAAGTCAAAGAAGCAAAATATCGAAAGTCAAAAATACCGATGAAAGGTTATATAGAAGTAGAGGGTCAACTTATAACTGGTCAAAACCCGGCATCGGCAAAACTTGTTGCCCAAGCTGTCAAAGAAGCATTAGCATAA
- a CDS encoding metal ABC transporter solute-binding protein, Zn/Mn family has translation MIKRSMKFLATVALAGTVLAACGQSDDQSSSSSDTASSSDDKLKVTTTVFPLQSFVEQIGGDHVDVESIYPKGADLHSFEPSQKDIINATKSDLFVYTGDDLDPVSKKIADAIDKDDQKLSLEDHINKSDLLADHHHHDHEHGEEADHEHDHDHGEEADHDHESEGAHDEHEHGTYDPHVWLDPKLDETFVKEIRDDLSQRDPEHKDEYQKNADKLLKDLEGLDDDLKKATEGHKGHAVFISHESLGYLANRYGFEQKGVQGLNAEDPSQKELTNIVKEINDTGAKYILYEQNVANKVTDTIRKETEAEPLKFNNMESVTKDQSKDATFQSLMKENIKNIEKALDEKIKA, from the coding sequence ATGATTAAAAGAAGTATGAAATTTTTAGCAACTGTAGCTTTAGCAGGAACAGTGTTAGCTGCATGTGGTCAAAGTGATGACCAATCATCAAGCTCAAGCGATACGGCATCAAGTTCAGATGATAAGTTAAAAGTAACGACAACAGTGTTTCCACTTCAGTCATTTGTAGAGCAAATTGGTGGCGACCACGTGGATGTTGAGTCGATTTATCCTAAAGGTGCAGACTTACATAGTTTTGAACCGTCTCAAAAGGATATTATTAATGCAACGAAATCAGACTTGTTTGTGTATACAGGGGATGACCTTGATCCTGTATCGAAAAAAATTGCGGATGCGATTGATAAAGATGACCAAAAATTATCTTTAGAAGATCACATTAACAAATCAGATTTATTGGCAGATCATCATCACCATGATCATGAACACGGTGAAGAAGCGGATCACGAACATGACCATGATCATGGCGAAGAAGCAGATCATGATCATGAATCAGAAGGTGCACACGATGAACATGAGCACGGCACATATGACCCACACGTATGGTTAGACCCAAAATTAGACGAAACATTCGTTAAAGAAATCCGTGACGACTTGAGTCAACGTGATCCAGAGCATAAAGATGAATACCAGAAAAATGCAGATAAATTATTAAAAGACTTAGAAGGTTTAGATGACGATTTGAAAAAAGCAACTGAAGGTCATAAAGGACATGCTGTATTTATCTCTCACGAATCATTAGGATATCTGGCTAACCGTTATGGGTTCGAACAAAAAGGGGTTCAAGGGCTTAATGCAGAAGACCCGTCGCAAAAAGAATTAACAAATATTGTGAAAGAAATTAACGATACAGGCGCTAAATATATTCTTTATGAACAAAATGTTGCAAACAAAGTAACAGACACGATTCGAAAAGAAACAGAAGCAGAGCCACTTAAATTTAACAATATGGAATCTGTGACGAAAGACCAAAGTAAAGACGCCACTTTCCAATCATTGATGAAAGAAAATATTAAAAACATTGAAAAAGCATTAGATGAAAAAATCAAAGCTTAA